Proteins encoded within one genomic window of Canis lupus familiaris isolate Mischka breed German Shepherd chromosome 12, alternate assembly UU_Cfam_GSD_1.0, whole genome shotgun sequence:
- the LOC119876860 gene encoding basic proline-rich protein-like has translation MAQGFRMAARKGLRSSRVQKASAPSGAQNGPERVPAGLAWAGGGLRGERPRGNAGSACRGAPPRAPSLPPGREAGARQAAAARTCWRKLERLGSGQPSVKPGPGPAGAEGRGPSWRLPARPEQGSARAAPPRPTRVRELGDRTPLGLRGRDRKGLGGANSRRKGKGACFPGCGTEGVGGRWPGAQGAEGRARGGGALGLGFPEVAQYCKGEQKTEPGDPGEPRGERQGREGREGGRALAPAPTGRPAPGRGAAPARPLPGPSGRAWPGGTRPPHTSRASGALPVPPAAAASRGEGGGAGPARPSNLLRVHSHDSRPGLPAPEPGRPVPAPAPPAWLHKVAEKPPPARPGPARMRGRSGSRAPRAAPPWPCAEPRGWTDGGAGGGAAHALRGPAAARAPSTHLAPAPAAAGGAGSGAPGPPSTPCPRPLSPSSEGQSVRRLSPAALATCPKFRCPAASCARRPLPDPSGCAPLRRPAPSALPAAVGAAAAARWVQPAAAASAVTEPRARRRAPAVNPRPLPAAPGRGQHTPPTVRPAPPRPAPPRPALLRPSGPAAAPAGKCSPSRRLCRERWDL, from the coding sequence CCAGAAAAGGCCTGCGCTCGAGTCGAGTCCAGAAGGCGTCCGCGCCGAGCGGTGCCCAGAACGGGCCGGAGAGAGTCCCggctggcctggcctgggctgggggaggcctCCGCGGGGAGCGGCCGCGGGGGAACGCGGGGAGCGCGTGCCGAGGAGCTCCGCCCCgggcgccctccctccccccgggGCGCGAGGCTGGGGCGCGCCAGGCGGCTGCGGCGCGAACCTGCTGGCGCAAACTCGAGCGGCTCGGCTCGGGGCAGCCGAGCGTgaagccggggccggggccggccgGGGCCGAGGGGCGGGGACCGAGCTGGCGTCTGCCCGCCCGCCCGGAGCAGGGAAGTGCACGCGCTGCGCCCCCGCGGCCGACCCGGGTTCGGGAACTCGGGGACCGGACCCCGCTCGGACTTCGGGGGCGGGACCGCAAGGGGCTGGGCGGTGCCAACTCCCGGCGCAAGGGGAAGGGGGCGTGCTTTCCGGGATGCGGGaccgagggggtggggggcagatggcCGGGAGCCCAGGGGGCAGAAGGACGGGCGCGCGGAGGGGGAGCTCTAGGCTTGGGGTTCCCAGAGGTCGCGCAATACTGCAAAGGGGAGCAAAAGACTGAGCCCGGGGACCCGGGGGAGCCACGCGGGGAGAGGCAGGGgcgggaagggagggagggagggagggcgctGGCACCCGCCCCCACCGGCCGCCCAGCCCCGGGGCGTGGCGCCGCGCCGGCCCGCCCACTCCCGGGACCCTCAGGCCGGGCCTGGCCGGGCGGGACTCGGCCCCCGCACACCTCCCGGGCCTCGGGCGCCCTCCCCGTGCCGCCCGCCGCAGCCGCCTCCCGCGGAGAAGGAGGAGGCGCAGGGCCCGCACGTCCCTCAAACTTGCTGCGAGTTCACTCCCACGACTCCCGCCCTGGGCTCCCCGCTCCCGAGCCGGGAAGGCCCGtgcccgccccggcccctcccgccTGGTTACATAAGGTCGCCGAGaagccgcccccggcccggcccggcccggcccgcatGAGGGGCCGGAGCGGCTCCCGGGCTCCGCGGGCGGCGCCGCCCTGGCCCTGCGCCGAGCCCCGGGGCTGGACGGACGGCGGCGCGGGTGGCGGCGCGGCACACGCACTCCGCGGCCCGGCTGCAGCCCGcgccccctccacccacctggcTCCCGCAcccgcggcggcggggggggccgGGTCCGGCGCCCCGGGCCCTCCGAGCACCCCCTGCCCGCGGCCCCTCTCACCTAGCTCTGAAGGTCAGTCCGTCCGCCGCCTGTCCCCCGCGGCTCTGGCAACTTGTCCCAAGTTCAGGTGTCCGGCCGCGAGCTgcgcccgccgccccctcccggaCCCCTCCGGCTGCGCGCCCCTGAGGAGGCCCGCGCCGTCCGCCCTGCCCGCTGCCGTCGGCGCCGCTGCCGCCGCTCGCTGGGTCcagcccgcggccgccgcctccgcTGTCACCGAGCCCCGCGCCCGGCGCCGGGCTCCCGCTGTCAATCCGCGCCCACTTCCCGCCGCGCCCGGCAGAGGGCAGCACACGCCCCCCACggtccgccccgccccgccccgccccgccccgccccgccccgccctgctcCGCCCCTCGGGGCCTGCCGCGGCGCCCGCGGGGAAATGTAGTCCCTCCCGGCGGCTCTGCCGGGAACGCTGGGATTTGTAG